The Helianthus annuus cultivar XRQ/B chromosome 16, HanXRQr2.0-SUNRISE, whole genome shotgun sequence genome includes a window with the following:
- the LOC110918223 gene encoding homeobox-leucine zipper protein PROTODERMAL FACTOR 2, with protein sequence MFQPNMFDSHHSFDMSHKTPEDDLDMLRDDDYESKSGTDIMEAPSGDDQDPNQRPNKKKRYHRHTQHQIQEMESFFKECPHPDDKQRKELGRRLSLEPLQVKFWFQNKRTQMKAQHERHENTQLRNENEKLRSENIRYKEALANATCPNCGGPAAIGEMSFDEQQLRIENARLREEIDRISGIAAKYVGKPMLNYPNMSPHGPTRSLDQGVTSFSPQQGMVGEMFGANDLLRSVSGPTEADKPIIIELAVAAMEELIRMAQVNEPLWIPSSENSSETLSEDEYLRMFPRGMGPKQLGLKSEASRESAVVIMNHITLVELLMDVNQWSNVFSGIVSRAMTLEVLSTGVAGNYNGALQVMSAEFQVPSPLVPTRENYFVRYCKQHADGTWAVVDVSLDNLRPSSVSRSRRRPSGCLIQEQPNGYSKVTWVEHVEFDDRAVHNIYKLLVNSGLAFGAKRWVATLDRQCERLASVMANNIPSGDVGVITTPEGRKSMLKLAERMVLSFCSGVGASTAHTWTTLSGSGADDVRVMTRKSMDDPGRPPGIVLSAATSFWIPVQPKRVFEFLRDENSRSEWDILSNGGLVQEMAHIANGPDPGNCVSLLRVNSANSSQSNMLILQESSSDSTGSYVIYAPVDIQAMNVVLSGGDPDYVALLPSGFAILPDGPVQYQGGIPEVGTGGSLLTVAFQILVDSVPTAKLSLGSVATVNSLIKCTVERIKAAVGSP encoded by the exons ATGTTTCAGCCAAACATGTTTGATAGCCATCATAGTTTTGATATGAGCCATAAAACCCCAGAAGATGACCTTGATATGCTTAGAGATGACGACTATGAGAGCAAATCCGGAACCGATATCATGGAAGCTCCCTCTGGCGATGATCAAGATCCGAATCAACGCCCCAACAAAAAGAAACGATATCATCGCCACACGCAACATCAAATCCAAGAAATGGAATC GTTCTTCAAAGAATGCCCACATCCGGATGATAAGCAAAGAAAGGAACTTGGCAGAAGATTATCATTGGAACCATTGCAAGTCAAATTTTGGTTTCAAAATAAGCGCACTCAAATGAAG GCTCAACACGAACGCCATGAGAATACACAACTGAGGAATGAAAATGAAAAGCTTCGATCCGAAAATATACGTTACAAAGAAGCCCTTGCCAATGCCACTTGTCCAAACTGTGGTGGTCCTGCTGCTATTGGAGAGATGTCTTTTGATGAACAACAATTGAGAATAGAAAATGCAAGGCTACGTGAAGAG ATTGATAGGATATCTGGAATCGCTGCAAAGTATGTTGGCAAGCCAATGTTGAATTATCCGAATATGTCGCCTCATGGACCAACTCGATCACTTGATCAAGGTGTTACTAGTTTTAGTCCACAACAAGGGATGGTAGGAGAGATGTTTGGGGCAAATGACCTTCTCCGGTCCGTGTCAGGACCAACCGAGGCAGACAAGCCAATCATAATAGAGCTGGCGGTTGCAGCAATGGAGGAGCTAATCAGAATGGCTCAGGTTAATGAACCCTTGTGGATTCCAAGCTCGGAAAACTCATCCGAGACCTTGAGTGAAGATGAGTACTTGAGGATGTTTCCTCGTGGGATGGGTCCAAAACAGTTGGGATTAAAATCTGAGGCTTCAAGAGAATCCGCAGTTGTCATCATGAATCATATCACTCTAGTTGAACTTCTAATGGATGTG AATCAATGGTCAAATGTGTTTTCTGGCATTGTTTCAAGAGCAATGACCTTGGAAGTTCTTTCAACCGGTGTTGCTGGCAATTACAATGGTGCTCTTCAAGTG ATGTCAGCTGAGTTTCAAGTTCCTTCACCACTGGTTCCAACCCGAGAAAACTACTTTGTTAGGTATTGTAAACAACATGCTGATGGTACTTGGGCTGTAGTTGATGTGTCTTTGGACAATTTGCGCCCTTCTTCAGTTTCAAGATCTAGAAGAAGGCCCTCTGGTTGTTTAATTCAAGAACAACCCAATGGATATTCCAAG GTAACATGGGTTGAACATGTTGAATTTGATGATAGAGCTGTTCACAATATCTATAAGTTACTGGTGAACTCTGGTCTGGCGTTTGGGGCAAAGCGATGGGTGGCAACTTTAGATAGGCAATGTGAACGGCTTGCAAGCGTAATGGCTAACAATATTCCTTCAGGAGATGTTGGAG TAATAACCACTCCAGAAGGGAGAAAGAGTATGTTGAAGCTGGCTGAGAGAATGGTTCTGAGCTTTTGCAGCGGTGTTGGAGCTTCAACCGCACACACATGGACAACTTTGTCTGGGAGTGGGGCTGATGATGTTCGCGTTATGACTCGAAAGAGTATGGATGACCCAGGCAGACCTCCTGGTATAGTACTGAGTGCTGCAACTTCATTCTGGATACCTGTTCAACCAAAGCGAGTTTTTGAGTTTCTTCGTGATGAGAACTCAAGGAGTGAG TGGGACATTCTTTCAAATGGTGGACTAGTTCAAGAAATGGCACACATTGCCAATGGCCCTGACCCAGGAAACTGTGTCTCCCTTCTGCGTGTTAAC AGTGCAAATTCTAGCCAAAGCAACATGCTGATATTACAAGAGAGTTCAAGTGATTCTACAGGATCCTATGTTATATATGCTCCAGTAGATATCCAAGCAATGAATGTGGTCCTAAGTGGAGGTGACCCAGATTATGTTGCCTTGTTACCATCTGGTTTCGCTATACTTCCAGACGGGCCGGTACAATATCAAGGCGGAATTCCGGAAGTAGGAACTGGTGGATCATTACTGACTGTGGCATTCCAAATTTTAGTTGATTCAGTTCCTACAGCCAAATTATCATTGGGTTCGGTAGCAACAGTTAATAGTCTTATCAAGTGCACAGTTGAAAGGATCAAAGCTGCCGTAGGTTCTCCATGA